In the Ilumatobacteraceae bacterium genome, one interval contains:
- a CDS encoding TrkH family potassium uptake protein yields the protein MKLGRASLGDLGERWARDTESLLGHVLGLTLSVTGGAIVLSGLIGWMHDGPHVLTLVALGFVVALVGLLLWQGTALPRQIRILDVFVTVTLAWVTLTVVGALPYVLTGTITAFDDAMFESISGFTTTGATVLRPIEGAAPGILFWRAITQWMGGMGVIVLVVAVLPTVGSGGMSLLEAEAPGPTGERLTPRVRHTARRLWGVYLGFTVVLALAYIGAGMSLYDGVAHSFTTVSTGGFSPYNRSLGHFDSALIEWIAIVAMFVAGSSFTLLYRLIRGQAGPLLRSKEFHLYTVLVVSVAAVLFVVNDATGSVAERIRGAFFATTTVASTTGYATDDFGSWSQGAQAVILLLLPIGAMAGSTAGGVKLVRVLAVGSYAHREALRHLHPRLVRPVRVGGGVMPDRTANKIVGFLILALATFGGGAMAIALTGPDIITSFSAAATAFGNVGPGLGDVGPTSDFLELPRIARWVTMVQMLLGRLEIYPVILALSVVTLRRRYRELTV from the coding sequence GTGAAACTGGGTCGCGCCTCGCTGGGCGATCTCGGAGAACGGTGGGCTCGCGACACCGAGTCGCTGCTCGGCCATGTCCTCGGACTCACGCTGTCGGTCACCGGCGGGGCGATCGTCCTGTCCGGGTTGATCGGCTGGATGCACGACGGCCCGCACGTGCTCACGCTCGTCGCTCTCGGCTTCGTCGTGGCCCTGGTCGGTCTCCTGCTCTGGCAGGGCACTGCGCTCCCACGTCAGATCCGCATCCTCGACGTGTTCGTGACCGTGACGCTCGCGTGGGTCACGCTCACGGTCGTGGGTGCGCTGCCCTACGTGTTGACCGGCACGATCACCGCATTCGACGACGCGATGTTCGAGTCGATCTCGGGATTCACCACCACCGGTGCGACCGTCCTGCGGCCGATCGAGGGGGCGGCACCCGGCATCCTGTTCTGGCGTGCGATCACGCAATGGATGGGTGGCATGGGCGTCATCGTGCTCGTGGTCGCGGTGCTCCCGACGGTCGGGTCCGGCGGCATGAGCCTGCTCGAGGCCGAGGCGCCCGGCCCCACCGGTGAGCGGCTGACTCCGCGGGTCCGGCACACGGCTCGTCGGCTGTGGGGTGTCTACCTCGGCTTCACCGTCGTGCTGGCGTTGGCGTACATCGGGGCGGGCATGAGCCTCTACGACGGCGTGGCCCACAGTTTCACCACCGTCTCGACCGGCGGATTCTCGCCGTACAACCGCTCGCTCGGACACTTCGACTCGGCGCTGATCGAATGGATCGCGATCGTCGCGATGTTCGTCGCCGGGTCGAGCTTCACGCTGCTGTATCGCCTGATCCGCGGTCAGGCCGGGCCGCTCCTCCGCTCGAAGGAGTTCCACCTCTACACCGTGCTGGTCGTCTCCGTCGCGGCCGTGCTGTTCGTCGTCAACGACGCCACCGGTTCGGTCGCCGAGCGGATCCGCGGGGCGTTCTTCGCGACGACGACCGTCGCGTCGACGACCGGGTACGCGACCGACGACTTCGGGTCGTGGTCGCAGGGGGCCCAGGCCGTGATCCTGCTGCTGCTGCCGATCGGTGCGATGGCCGGCTCGACCGCCGGCGGTGTGAAACTGGTCCGCGTGCTCGCGGTCGGCAGCTACGCCCACCGCGAGGCGCTCCGTCATCTGCACCCTCGACTGGTGCGCCCCGTGCGCGTCGGCGGTGGTGTGATGCCCGACCGCACCGCCAACAAGATCGTCGGATTCCTGATCCTCGCGCTCGCGACGTTCGGCGGGGGAGCGATGGCGATCGCGCTCACCGGCCCCGACATCATCACCTCGTTCTCCGCCGCGGCGACCGCGTTCGGCAACGTCGGCCCGGGGCTCGGCGACGTCGGCCCGACGAGCGACTTCCTCGAGCTGCCGCGGATCGCACGCTGGGTGACGATGGTGCAGATGTTGCTCGGCCGCCTGGAGATCTACCCCGTGATCCTGGCGCTGTCGGTCGTGACGCTGCGGCGCCGGTACCGAGAACTGACGGTCTGA
- a CDS encoding NAD(P)/FAD-dependent oxidoreductase: MTAHPSARSDALVVGGGPAGASTALELARRGHRVVVIERETSHEPGRASALLNPRALHMLERLRVGAPEGHRVDHVRLTTAEHSSRVEWPDHPDLPDHGLVSNGLGRTLAASATAAGVTILTGHTATAPIIDRGFVRGALVTAPDGTAFEARAGYTVIADGANSQFGRALGTFREPSWPYGLAHQAAFPSDAHDADTVELILDLRDRSGTPIIGHGWMYPVGDGTVTVGVVMMSTSPSFRVVNPANLFQRLVDDRSDAWRITGPPVDPPSGRRLPVGLSVGPSAGPTYLLVGDSAGAANPFSRTGIEAALETGWFAAEVVDEAIRTGDAAHLQRYTQLLDERYGSYYQVGRLTARLLGRPAVARRAERAVTRRSSFAEAYLRITTDALRSGPRVGPPETAYRIGRAIALVAPDA; this comes from the coding sequence GTGACCGCCCACCCGTCCGCCCGGTCCGACGCACTCGTCGTCGGCGGGGGGCCGGCGGGTGCTTCAACGGCGCTCGAACTCGCACGGCGCGGCCATCGCGTCGTCGTCATCGAACGTGAGACATCCCACGAGCCCGGTCGCGCGTCGGCGCTCCTCAACCCTCGGGCGCTCCACATGCTCGAACGACTGCGGGTCGGGGCGCCTGAGGGACATCGGGTCGACCACGTCCGGCTGACCACCGCCGAGCACTCGTCTCGCGTCGAGTGGCCCGACCATCCCGATCTCCCCGATCACGGCCTGGTGTCCAACGGCCTCGGCCGGACCCTCGCCGCGAGCGCCACGGCGGCCGGGGTCACGATCCTCACCGGGCACACCGCGACCGCCCCGATCATCGACCGCGGCTTCGTCCGCGGCGCACTCGTCACCGCGCCCGACGGCACCGCGTTCGAGGCCCGCGCCGGGTACACCGTGATCGCCGACGGGGCCAACAGCCAGTTCGGTCGGGCGCTCGGCACGTTCCGCGAGCCGAGCTGGCCCTACGGCCTCGCCCACCAGGCCGCCTTCCCGTCCGACGCCCACGACGCCGACACCGTCGAACTGATCCTCGACCTCCGCGACCGCTCCGGCACGCCGATCATCGGCCACGGCTGGATGTATCCCGTCGGCGACGGCACGGTGACCGTCGGCGTCGTGATGATGTCGACCTCACCGTCGTTCCGGGTCGTCAATCCGGCCAACCTCTTCCAGCGGCTGGTCGACGACCGCTCGGATGCCTGGCGGATCACCGGCCCGCCGGTCGACCCGCCGAGCGGTCGCCGCCTCCCGGTCGGCCTGTCGGTGGGCCCGTCAGCCGGCCCGACGTACCTGCTCGTCGGCGACAGCGCCGGCGCGGCCAACCCGTTCTCGCGGACCGGCATCGAGGCCGCGCTCGAGACCGGATGGTTCGCGGCCGAGGTGGTCGACGAGGCGATCCGCACCGGCGACGCCGCCCATCTCCAGCGGTACACGCAGCTGCTCGACGAGCGGTACGGCTCGTACTACCAGGTGGGTCGTCTGACCGCCCGCTTGCTCGGACGGCCCGCCGTCGCTCGGCGGGCCGAGCGCGCCGTCACCCGGCGGTCGTCGTTCGCCGAGGCCTACCTCCGCATCACGACCGACGCGCTCCGTTCGGGGCCTCGCGTCGGGCCGCCCGAGACCGCGTACCGGATCGGTCGGGCGATCGCGCTCGTCGCTCCCGACGCCTGA